TGTTGGCGTTTGCACTTCTAGAAAGTCTTTTTCATAAAAGAACTGACGCAGAACCTTCAGATAATTTTCGTATTTTTTTAAAAGATCAGAATCCAAAGTTCTAACGGGAAGTGCCGCCAACTGCGGCGCTAATAACACGATTTCATCGCTAGAAACAACGGCGATCAAATCACCTTCACTTAGAAACTCGCTGTGTGAAGGTGCTTTTTCGAATTTGATTTTATGATTTTGATTATCGCGAGCGACGGTTACTTCTAATAGCTCGCCCTCACGCTCAAGCTTATAGATTCGACCAGCCACTAAAAAAGTCGCTGGCATCGCGGGGTAAGGTTTCCAAATGTTGGTTAAATAATCAGTTCTGGTCAAAGCCCTGCCACTTTAGCGGCAAAGACCCTGACCACGCAAGTTTTCAAGTTGGGATAGAATAGAATCCATATCGTTAGCACCGAAAACCACGTCTTCGTTGACGTAGATCCGGTGTTTAACCCAAAGACCGTTATAGATTCCTTCGCTAGTTAGGCCACAAGAAGGGGTTTCCACTGGCGTTGCTTGAGCTGGCAGTGAAGATAAAAGTGCGATTAAACAGGTAGTTAAAACAGCGAATAAAACTCTCATATGTTGCCCCTTCTTTAAAAACTGGGTCTTAAATGACACCAGTTGCCTCCTGCATTCCATATAAAGCAAAGCCCTTGCCAAGTCGGTTCAACACCACCCAAAAACATATTGATCTGCAGTTAATCATCCATTATTCCAAGTGTGGAATTACACTCAGGAAAGAGGCATTTTATGCTAGACTTGCAACGCACGCTAAAAACTCTGCGGAACGACGCTGATTGGGTCAGCCTCAGATACGTGACCGAAAAAACCACATTACGTTCCGTTCGCGATGAAAAACCGGATCGCAACAACATCACTTTCGATCAAGGGGTCATGGTTGAAGTCCTGGTCCAGGGGCATTTTGGATTCGCAGGCACTAGCGACCTCACTGAATCAGGAATCAAAAGAGCTTTTGCTAAGGCTACGGCCATGGCAAAAAGTGCTGCCGCCTTCAGGGTTCATGAATTTTCAGCCGATCACCGCCCGGTGGCCCAAGGGACTTACCGCTCGCCAGTGGTAAAACCTTTAGACGCTTTTTCGGCCAAAGAAATCTCTGACATTTTCATCGAAGCTACTCGCGCGATGAAAACTTCAGACAAAATCGTCAGTCGTTCTGCAACGACCATGATCACAGAAACTCAATTTTACACAATCAGCTCCTCTGGCAGCGAAGTGGATCAAAGCTTCTCAATCGTAAGTACCGATTTTTCGGCGACTGCGGCAGAAGGAAGTGAAACCCAAACGCGTTCCGATAGCGGAGGCCTTGCTCGATGTTTGCAAGTAGGAGCAGAAATTTTTGATCGCAATACCATCCTTGAGCGCTGCCAAAAGATCTCAAGCGAAGCGGTTGAATTGTTATCAGCTGAAAACTGTCCAGATGAAAAAATGGATTTGTTATTAGCCCCTGATCAAATGACTTTGCAGGTGCATGAATCCATCGGTCATCCGCTAGAATATGACCGTATCTTGGGTGATGAAAGAAACTATGCCGGTTGGAGCTTTGTAAAACCAAACGACTTCGGCAATCTTAAATACGGTTCAAACTTAATGAACGTTACTTTTGACCCGACGATCACCGACGCCATGGCCTCTTATGCCTTTGATGACACAGGATTAAAAGCAACCAAAGAATTCCTTATCAAAGACGGAGTCCTTCTTCGCGGCTTGGGCGGCTTAGAATCCCAAGCTCGTTTGGGTCTTCCTGGTGTTGCAAATTCGCGTTCTTCATCTTGGAACAGAGCTGCTATTGATCGTATGGCTAATATTAATCTTGAGCCTGGAAATTCAAAATTAGAAGACATGATCGCCTCTGTAGAGCGTGGTGTTTTCATGCTTGCGAATAAGTCTTGGTCCATCGATGACTATCGCAACAAATTTCAGTTCGGTTGTGAATACGCGAAACTGATTGAAAACGGGAAATTGACTAAGACTTTAAAGAATCCAAACTATCGCGGCACCACGGTGCAGTTCTGGAATAACTTAAAAGCGGTCAGCAACGTGCGTGAAACCTATGGCTCCCCTTTCTGCGGAAAAGGTGAACCGAATCAAGTTATTCGCGTAGGTCACACAACTCCGTATTGCTTATTTAAAGACGTTGAAGTGTTTGGAGCATAAAATGAATTTCACTGAAAACATGAAGGTAACCTTCAACAAAGTCGCTGACCATATTCTGGGAAGCTTAAAGTCCGGCGAAGCTGCAAACGTAAACTTACATGCGGAAGAATCTTTGTTCGTTCGTTTTAACGGCAACAAGGTTCGTCAGAACACCCATGTTGAACAACGCCATTTAAGTCTGTTGCTACAACACGAGGGAAAGACAGCGAACATTACTTTTTCTATCACCGGTGACGTAACAGAAGATATCAAACGTGCGGATCACTGGCTGGCCCAAGCTCGTAAAGAGTGTGACCTTCTGCCTGAAGATCCATTTCAAGTGCCATTAAAAAATAATGGCGTTAGTGATAGCACCTTCAAAGGCAAACTTCTTAATGATGAAGAAGTGATCGCTGCCATCACAAAACCGGCGGTGGGAACAGACCTCGCTGGTCTTTACTGTGCCGGTCCCTTGATCAGTGCTAATAAAAACTCTTCTGGCCAAAGCCACTGGTTCGCGACGGAAAACTTCTTTATGGATTATTCGCTTTATCTTGGCGAAAAAGCTGTAAAGTCGATTTACGCAGGCACCACTTGGAATCAAACTGATTTTGAAGCAAATCTTGCACAAAGTAAAAACCAGCTTCGCCTGATGGATCGTCCTAAGATCACGTTGAAGCCGGGTGCCTATCGCGCTTACCTAGCTCCAGGAGCCGTTGCTGAAATTAGCTCGATGTTTTCTTGGGGTGCTTTGGGCTGCAACTCTTATAAAACAGGGGCCAGCGCCTTCCAAAAATTAGTGAATAAAGAAAAGTCTTTATCACCGAAATTAAACCTTATTGAAAACTACTCGATGGGATTAACTCACCGTTTTAATTCATTGGGTGAATTAGCGCCGGAAAAAATGGAACTTGTTACTGGGGGCGAGCTAAAAAATCTTTTAACTAGCACCCGTTCAGCAAAAGAGTACGGTTTAGAAGGAAATGCCGCTGATAACTATGAAGCTCCAAGAGCTTTAGAAATTCTGCCAGGCACTTTGAAAAAAGAAGACATCTTAAAAGAACTGGGAACAGGTCTTTACCTTTCAAATCTTCACTATATCAACTGGTCGGATCGTTTGAATGCTCGCATCACCGGCATGACTCGCTATGCGTGCTTCTGGGTAGAAAATGGTGAAATCATCGCGCCGATCGCGGATTTGCGTTTTGATGAAAGCCTTTATGACTGCTTAGGCGCGAATTTAGAGGCCATCACGGATTTCCAAGAGGTCGACCCGATGGTTTCCACTTATGAAAGCCGCTCTTTCGGTGGCAAAAAAATCCCGGGTATGCTAATCAGGGACTTCAAATTTACGTTATAGGAGTTCTTTCATGGTTACATACATCGTTCACCTAACCGTTCGCCACGAGGTTTACCCTGAGTACGTCGAATGGCTTAAAAAAGAACACATCAAAGAAGTCCTAGCGTGCCCTGGATTCTTAGGGGCCGATTTATGCCTAAGAAAAGGTGGTAATCTTGAAGCTTCTAGCAAAGAAGTGAAAGTCGTTTACCGAATCAAAGACGAAGAGCACATGAAGCTTTA
This is a stretch of genomic DNA from Bdellovibrio reynosensis. It encodes these proteins:
- a CDS encoding TldD/PmbA family protein, with translation MLDLQRTLKTLRNDADWVSLRYVTEKTTLRSVRDEKPDRNNITFDQGVMVEVLVQGHFGFAGTSDLTESGIKRAFAKATAMAKSAAAFRVHEFSADHRPVAQGTYRSPVVKPLDAFSAKEISDIFIEATRAMKTSDKIVSRSATTMITETQFYTISSSGSEVDQSFSIVSTDFSATAAEGSETQTRSDSGGLARCLQVGAEIFDRNTILERCQKISSEAVELLSAENCPDEKMDLLLAPDQMTLQVHESIGHPLEYDRILGDERNYAGWSFVKPNDFGNLKYGSNLMNVTFDPTITDAMASYAFDDTGLKATKEFLIKDGVLLRGLGGLESQARLGLPGVANSRSSSWNRAAIDRMANINLEPGNSKLEDMIASVERGVFMLANKSWSIDDYRNKFQFGCEYAKLIENGKLTKTLKNPNYRGTTVQFWNNLKAVSNVRETYGSPFCGKGEPNQVIRVGHTTPYCLFKDVEVFGA
- a CDS encoding TldD/PmbA family protein, whose amino-acid sequence is MNFTENMKVTFNKVADHILGSLKSGEAANVNLHAEESLFVRFNGNKVRQNTHVEQRHLSLLLQHEGKTANITFSITGDVTEDIKRADHWLAQARKECDLLPEDPFQVPLKNNGVSDSTFKGKLLNDEEVIAAITKPAVGTDLAGLYCAGPLISANKNSSGQSHWFATENFFMDYSLYLGEKAVKSIYAGTTWNQTDFEANLAQSKNQLRLMDRPKITLKPGAYRAYLAPGAVAEISSMFSWGALGCNSYKTGASAFQKLVNKEKSLSPKLNLIENYSMGLTHRFNSLGELAPEKMELVTGGELKNLLTSTRSAKEYGLEGNAADNYEAPRALEILPGTLKKEDILKELGTGLYLSNLHYINWSDRLNARITGMTRYACFWVENGEIIAPIADLRFDESLYDCLGANLEAITDFQEVDPMVSTYESRSFGGKKIPGMLIRDFKFTL
- a CDS encoding DUF4286 family protein; the protein is MVTYIVHLTVRHEVYPEYVEWLKKEHIKEVLACPGFLGADLCLRKGGNLEASSKEVKVVYRIKDEEHMKLYMTEYAMKLREKGLEKFPGQFSASREVWLETEGFNA